One window of the Salvia miltiorrhiza cultivar Shanhuang (shh) chromosome 6, IMPLAD_Smil_shh, whole genome shotgun sequence genome contains the following:
- the LOC130988545 gene encoding uncharacterized protein LOC130988545, producing MPRVDDDIVLCIYLLMEEQILHQHLIFLLLAYQILVGMSSRKQKRGSNTFGIIERIPDQVRHMNRLVGVNDVDCIANLRMDRDTFGRLCILLRDLGGLSNGRHIMVEEQVAIFLSVLSHHKKNRVLGFDFWRSGETISRFVHLVLKAILNLHSVLLVKPVPVPADCTDNRWKWFKGCLGALDGTYINLIVSNGDKPRYRTRKGQISTNTLAVCDRNMNFVYTLPGWEGSAADSRILRDALTRENGLRVPKGSYYLCDNGYANSEGFLTPYKGIRYHLKEWGPNTARPQNAKELFNLRHAKARNVIERAFGVMKMRWGILRSATFYPIKTQNRLIMSCFILHNFIRREMPNDPLEQEFDNAAANNDYNVEGDSEFIDGIEASPLWNAERDTIAQAMWLNYINNT from the exons ATGCCCCGAGTCGATGACGATATTGTACTATGCATATATCTGTTGATGGAAGAACAAATTCTCCATCAACATTTAATTTTCCTACTTCTAGCTTATCAAATCTTGGTTGGAATGTCATCACGTAAGCAAAAAAGGGGTTCTAACACATTTGGCATAATCGAACGAATCCCTGATCAAGTAAGGCACATGAATAGGCTTGTCGGTGTTAACGATGTAGATTGTATTGCAAATCTACGCATGGATCGCGATACATTCGGCAGACTATGTATTTTGTTGCGCGATTTAGGTGGATTATCAAACGGGAGGCATATTATGGTAGAAGAACAAGTTGCAATTTTTTTGTCCGTTCTATCCCACCACAAGAAAAATAGGGTCCTTGGGTTCGATTTCTGGCGGTCTGGTGAGACTATTTCTAGATTTGTGCACCTGGTCCTAAAGGCAATTCTGAATTTGCACTCTGTTTTGCTCGTCAAACCCGTTCCCGTTCCAGCCGACTGTACGGATAACAGGTGGAAATGGTTCAAG GGTTGTTTGGGTGCTCTCGATGGCACGTATATAAACTTGATTGTGAGCAACGGTGACAAGCCGAGGTACCGAACTCGAAAGGGACAGATATCAACCAACACCCTCGCGGTTTGTGATCGGAATATGAATTTCGTTTATACGCTGCCTGGTTGGGAAGGATCCGCAGCGGATTCACGAATATTGCGTGATGCCTTGACACGAGAGAACGGGCTGAGGGTACCTAAAG GAAGTTATTATCTATGCGACAACGGATACGCCAATAGCGAGGGATTCCTTACTCCGTATAAGGGGATCCGTTATCACCTAAAGGAATGGGGACCGAACACAGCCCGCCCCCAAAATGCAAAGGAACTGTTCAATTTGCGACACGCGAAGGCTCGAAACGTTATTGAACGTGCTTTCGGAGTCATGAAGATGCGTTGGGGGATTCTGAGAAGCGCCACCTTTTATCCTATTAAAACCCAAAACCGTCTAATCATGTCGTGTTTTATTTTGCATAATTTCATCCGCCGGGAGATGCCTAACGATCCGTTGGAGCAAGAATTTGACAATGCTGCTGCGAACAATGATTACAATGTCGAAGGAGATAGTGAATTTATTGATGGGATAGAGGCTTCTCCTCTTTGGAATGCTGAGAGAGACACAATTGCCCAAGCGATGTGGCTTAATTATATAAACAATACTTGA